A stretch of the Filimonas lacunae genome encodes the following:
- a CDS encoding SusC/RagA family TonB-linked outer membrane protein: MRLVLLLTTVASLQVSAKGLSQNVTIRLKNAPIEKAFLEMRKQTGFQFVYNTVMLQQAGNVNLSVTGMPLEKALKLALSGKSLSYAIVDSVVVIKALTMHYDAPLVLNAAANNIGVSGVVKDAEGTPLQDVSVMVKGTKNITTTDKEGRFEFKSISENSILVFNAVGFVAKEVKLGATTEKIAVELKATENKLSEVVVSTGYQNLNQKLFTGATVKLNAKDAQRSGIPDVSRMLEGQVAGVSVQNVSGTFGAAPKIRVRGATSLSGDNKPLWVVDGIILEDIVNISNEALSTGDANTLIGSSVAGLSPDDIESFTILKDAAATALYGARAMNGVIVVTTKKGRNTQGKANMNYSGNFTTYLKPSYSQFDIMNSADQMSVMIEMENKGYLRPASVATPQNGGIFYKLYNQMYNYDAGSDSWALSNDQNLAGRNSFLQRYARANTDWFNVLFKNSLMQEHAISVTAGTDKFQNYFSSSYMHDNGQTLGDAVTRYTANNRTTIKVNNKLSIEFLTNASVRNQRAPGTLTRQSDAVYGAYSRSFDINPYTYAINTSRMITPYDQKGDLEYFVMNWAPFNIVNELNNNYLKLQMMDIKIQGGLKYKITPELQYSIDGAYRFAQTTRNHYIKASSNMAAAFRAYSSTSVVDDNTYLYDDPDNNELPVVVLPDGGFFNTYENKISNYYVRNNLEYDKTIKDHKFNLFASMEARTADRQNYNFDGVGYDYENGGVVNVNYRYFKKATEGGDAYFAMSNSYDRFLAYMFRGAYNYNGKYSFNFTTRMDGSNKMGKSEQARWLPTWNVSGAWDIDNEKFFKPGKVLSSVRLRATYGLVGNIGNASNTAALYYNRVAYRPYETEKETQTYISSLANTDLTWEKTNEVNIGTDLGLFNGNVNVTIDWYNRKIHDLISDVQTSGIGGEDTKTINNGTMDAHGLEFTIGGAPVKNSRPDGFRWRTQLNWAINKNKITRLEMSPRIWDVVRAEGGTVEGYAQRGLFSIPFDGLSSVNGSPTYISEAGIKDNYINLQSTTVKYLKYEGPTDPTFTGGFFNKFDYKNFSISALVTYSWGNYVRLQPIFAASYDDLYSMSKVMKNRWIMPGDETVTKVPSILDKYSYDQFTRLSTGTSLSPRYAYNAYNYSDQRVAKGDFIRLKTVSVSYQMPQRLVKRLGLNAMQFSLVGNNIALLYSDKNLLGQDPEFISNGGVAMPVPKQFTFSLKAGL; this comes from the coding sequence ATGAGACTCGTATTACTATTGACTACTGTTGCCTCTCTACAGGTTTCGGCAAAAGGATTGTCTCAAAATGTTACCATCCGGTTGAAGAATGCCCCTATAGAAAAGGCGTTCCTGGAAATGCGGAAACAAACCGGCTTTCAGTTTGTGTACAACACAGTGATGCTGCAACAGGCCGGCAATGTGAATCTTTCGGTAACAGGGATGCCATTGGAAAAGGCGTTAAAACTTGCCCTGTCTGGTAAGTCGCTTTCTTATGCCATTGTGGACAGTGTGGTGGTGATAAAAGCATTGACCATGCATTACGATGCTCCCCTGGTACTGAATGCAGCAGCCAATAACATTGGCGTATCGGGAGTGGTAAAGGATGCGGAGGGTACTCCCTTGCAGGATGTTTCTGTAATGGTAAAAGGAACTAAAAACATCACCACTACTGATAAAGAAGGCAGGTTTGAATTCAAATCCATTAGTGAAAATTCCATACTGGTATTTAATGCTGTTGGCTTTGTGGCTAAAGAAGTAAAGCTGGGGGCTACCACAGAAAAGATTGCTGTAGAACTGAAAGCTACAGAGAATAAACTGTCAGAGGTGGTGGTATCTACCGGTTACCAGAATCTTAACCAGAAATTATTTACCGGTGCCACTGTTAAACTGAATGCTAAAGATGCCCAACGTAGTGGTATTCCTGATGTTTCCAGGATGCTGGAAGGACAGGTTGCCGGTGTATCTGTTCAAAACGTTTCCGGAACTTTTGGTGCAGCTCCTAAAATAAGAGTAAGAGGTGCCACTTCACTGTCAGGTGATAACAAGCCTTTGTGGGTAGTGGATGGGATTATATTGGAAGATATAGTGAACATCTCTAACGAGGCGCTTTCTACCGGTGATGCCAACACGCTGATTGGTTCTTCTGTGGCTGGCTTAAGTCCGGACGACATTGAATCATTTACTATATTAAAGGATGCTGCTGCTACTGCATTATATGGTGCAAGGGCGATGAACGGGGTAATTGTGGTAACTACCAAAAAAGGCCGTAATACGCAGGGAAAGGCTAATATGAATTACTCCGGAAACTTTACTACTTATTTAAAGCCTAGCTATAGCCAGTTTGATATCATGAATTCGGCCGATCAGATGTCGGTTATGATTGAGATGGAAAACAAGGGGTATCTGCGGCCAGCTTCTGTAGCTACTCCTCAGAATGGAGGTATCTTTTATAAGTTATATAACCAGATGTATAATTATGATGCAGGGTCTGATTCCTGGGCATTGAGTAACGATCAGAATCTTGCTGGCCGCAATAGCTTTTTGCAGCGGTATGCCAGGGCGAATACAGATTGGTTTAATGTACTGTTTAAAAACTCATTGATGCAGGAACATGCCATAAGTGTAACTGCAGGAACGGATAAATTTCAGAACTATTTTTCCAGCAGCTACATGCACGATAACGGGCAAACGTTGGGTGATGCGGTAACCCGGTATACTGCTAATAACAGAACTACTATTAAGGTTAACAATAAGCTGAGTATAGAATTTCTTACCAATGCATCGGTAAGGAATCAAAGAGCGCCCGGAACGCTTACCCGCCAGTCTGATGCTGTGTATGGAGCTTATTCCAGGTCTTTCGACATTAATCCTTACACGTATGCCATCAACACCAGCAGGATGATCACTCCTTATGATCAAAAGGGCGATCTGGAGTATTTTGTTATGAACTGGGCTCCTTTCAATATTGTGAATGAGCTTAATAATAATTACCTGAAGTTGCAAATGATGGATATTAAAATTCAGGGCGGATTGAAATACAAGATTACCCCTGAGTTGCAATATTCCATTGACGGTGCGTATCGCTTTGCGCAAACAACCAGGAATCATTATATAAAGGCATCGTCTAACATGGCTGCTGCGTTCAGGGCATATAGCAGCACCAGTGTAGTGGACGACAATACTTATCTCTACGACGATCCGGATAATAACGAATTACCTGTGGTGGTTTTGCCGGATGGCGGCTTCTTTAATACGTATGAAAATAAAATCTCCAATTACTACGTACGTAATAACCTGGAGTACGACAAAACGATTAAGGACCATAAGTTTAACCTGTTTGCTTCTATGGAAGCGCGTACTGCAGACAGGCAGAATTATAATTTTGATGGTGTTGGCTACGATTACGAGAACGGCGGTGTGGTAAATGTCAATTACCGTTACTTTAAAAAGGCAACAGAAGGCGGTGACGCTTATTTTGCGATGTCTAACAGCTACGACCGTTTTCTGGCTTACATGTTCAGAGGTGCTTATAACTACAATGGCAAGTATAGTTTCAACTTCACTACCCGTATGGATGGTTCCAATAAAATGGGTAAGTCGGAACAGGCAAGATGGTTGCCCACCTGGAACGTGTCCGGAGCCTGGGATATTGATAATGAAAAATTCTTTAAACCCGGCAAGGTATTGTCTTCGGTAAGGCTGAGGGCTACTTATGGATTAGTGGGTAATATTGGAAACGCCAGTAATACTGCTGCTCTTTATTATAACCGTGTGGCGTACCGACCTTATGAAACAGAAAAAGAGACGCAAACCTATATTTCATCACTGGCCAATACTGATTTAACGTGGGAGAAGACGAATGAAGTAAACATAGGTACCGACCTGGGTTTATTTAATGGTAATGTAAATGTTACTATTGACTGGTATAACAGGAAAATTCATGACTTAATCAGCGATGTTCAAACGTCTGGTATTGGTGGGGAAGATACCAAAACCATTAATAATGGTACCATGGATGCGCATGGTCTGGAGTTTACCATTGGTGGGGCACCTGTAAAAAATTCCCGTCCCGACGGTTTCAGGTGGCGTACTCAACTGAACTGGGCTATCAACAAGAACAAGATCACCCGGTTAGAAATGTCGCCCAGAATATGGGATGTGGTAAGGGCAGAAGGCGGAACGGTAGAGGGTTATGCGCAAAGAGGCCTGTTCTCTATCCCGTTTGATGGCTTAAGCTCAGTAAACGGATCGCCTACCTATATCAGTGAAGCTGGTATAAAAGACAATTACATCAATTTACAAAGTACTACGGTAAAGTATTTAAAGTACGAAGGTCCTACCGATCCTACTTTCACCGGCGGTTTTTTCAACAAATTTGATTATAAGAACTTCTCTATATCTGCCCTGGTTACTTACTCATGGGGAAATTATGTAAGACTGCAACCCATTTTTGCTGCCAGCTACGATGATCTTTACTCCATGAGTAAAGTGATGAAGAACCGTTGGATTATGCCTGGTGATGAAACCGTTACCAAGGTGCCTTCTATCCTGGATAAGTATTCGTATGATCAGTTTACCCGGTTGTCTACAGGAACTTCCTTGAGTCCCAGGTATGCTTATAACGCTTATAATTACTCTGATCAAAGGGTAGCTAAAGGTGACTTTATCCGCCTGAAAACGGTGTCTGTATCTTACCAGATGCCTCAGCGCCTGGTGAAAAGGCTTGGGCTCAATGCTATGCAGTTTTCTCTTGTAGGTAATAATATCGCGTTATTATATTCCGATAAAAACTTATTGGGACAAGATCCTGAATTCATTAGCAATGGTGGTGTGGCAATGCCTGTTCCCAAGCAATTCACTTTTTCATTGAAAGCCGGATTGTAG
- a CDS encoding RagB/SusD family nutrient uptake outer membrane protein, with amino-acid sequence MKVKILSILAVSVISLSSCKKFLEQEPDNRTEINSVEKVAQLVGTAYPSYGYMAMAELYSDNACDKGPLVSGTNTTTPFPEMYNWEEVASTGNNTPYQYWTGVYEGIAAANQALKSIKEYNLGAAADPYRGEALLARAYGHFMLVTFFAKAYVPGGANDSPGIPYVLEPEEAAIKKYGRGTVASVYAQIEEDIEEGIPLLTGGTWAVPAYHFTPAAAHAFAARFYSFKAEWAKVVDHANLIFTGGDFTGNIRNIAAETPSLSADEYRQWFNKGDKKFNLLLHETYSVYQRSTSYGTSRYGLGVNVYSGYYTKASPAGGTFYYRSWTSGTGNYTLYKYWEYFYYTNVSAGTGRPYIMLPLLTSDEALMNRAEAYAQLGMLDRAIADCDLMASVRISGYSKAAYGVTAEKSKAYFNVTDDQEAIILTVLDFKRRAFMAEGLRWLDVLRHRITVKHDYIDVNNDATYKELGPDDNRRMFQIPESAQKASNLAPNPR; translated from the coding sequence ATGAAAGTTAAGATACTATCAATACTAGCGGTTTCTGTTATCTCTCTCTCATCCTGTAAAAAGTTTCTGGAGCAGGAACCAGATAACCGGACAGAAATAAATTCAGTGGAAAAGGTGGCTCAATTGGTGGGAACAGCCTATCCATCTTACGGTTACATGGCTATGGCCGAATTATATTCGGACAATGCGTGTGATAAAGGGCCTTTGGTTTCCGGAACCAACACCACTACGCCTTTTCCTGAAATGTATAACTGGGAGGAAGTAGCATCTACCGGTAATAACACCCCTTATCAATATTGGACTGGTGTGTATGAAGGTATTGCTGCAGCCAACCAGGCTTTAAAATCTATTAAAGAATATAACCTGGGAGCGGCTGCCGATCCTTATAGAGGAGAAGCATTGCTGGCCCGTGCCTATGGGCATTTTATGCTGGTTACTTTTTTTGCAAAAGCATATGTACCAGGTGGGGCGAATGATTCGCCCGGTATCCCCTATGTACTAGAACCGGAGGAAGCAGCTATCAAAAAATATGGACGTGGTACGGTAGCCTCGGTATATGCGCAAATAGAAGAAGATATTGAAGAAGGAATTCCTTTATTAACCGGTGGTACGTGGGCGGTACCGGCTTATCACTTTACGCCTGCAGCAGCACATGCTTTTGCAGCAAGGTTCTACTCTTTTAAGGCCGAGTGGGCAAAGGTGGTTGATCATGCCAATCTTATATTTACCGGTGGCGATTTTACCGGAAACATCAGGAATATAGCGGCAGAAACGCCGAGCCTGTCTGCTGACGAATACAGGCAATGGTTTAACAAGGGTGATAAGAAGTTCAATCTTTTATTGCACGAAACCTATTCTGTGTATCAGCGTTCCACCAGCTACGGCACCAGCAGGTACGGGTTGGGCGTGAATGTGTATTCAGGGTACTATACCAAAGCTTCGCCTGCTGGAGGTACCTTCTACTACAGGTCGTGGACAAGCGGTACAGGTAATTATACCTTATATAAGTATTGGGAGTATTTCTATTACACCAATGTATCTGCCGGAACCGGCCGACCTTATATTATGTTGCCTTTGTTAACCTCTGATGAAGCGTTAATGAACAGAGCGGAAGCTTATGCACAGCTAGGTATGTTGGATAGGGCTATTGCGGATTGCGATTTGATGGCAAGCGTTCGTATTTCAGGTTATTCTAAGGCTGCTTATGGAGTAACTGCTGAAAAGTCAAAAGCCTATTTCAATGTTACAGACGATCAGGAGGCCATCATTCTTACGGTGCTTGATTTTAAAAGACGTGCCTTTATGGCCGAAGGTTTGAGATGGCTGGATGTGCTGAGGCATCGTATTACTGTTAAACACGATTATATAGATGTTAATAATGATGCTACTTATAAAGAGTTAGGGCCAGACGACAACAGGAGAATGTTCCAGATTCCTGAGTCTGCTCAAAAAGCATCTAATCTTGCACCCAATCCCCGATAA
- a CDS encoding SPFH domain-containing protein — protein MFGIQHIKFDSMTYVLHFKSGSIKKEGRGLSFFYFAPNSSIVAIPMGSNDLPFIFSESTNDYQQVNIQGQISYKISKPKELADVLDFTVTDSGAYKKNDIEKLNQRIINEAQTATSAYIHSIKLKDAIRSAKAIENKILEGLQSSAAIGMLGIEILGANILGISATPEMARALETETREKLQQEADQAIYERRNFAVEQERIIKETELNTEIAVEEKQKQIAEKKMESRVQQADNERKLREMQLEADISVENQRKQFIEQKTANDKKEAETQGYVLETTLKPYKEMDWKILTALGNNSDPRFSIALAFRELAENADKVGNLNISPDLLSSLLSEKPERRK, from the coding sequence ATGTTTGGCATCCAACACATCAAATTCGATTCAATGACTTATGTTCTGCATTTTAAAAGTGGGAGCATAAAAAAAGAAGGACGCGGGCTTTCCTTCTTTTACTTTGCACCCAATAGCTCTATTGTAGCTATTCCAATGGGGAGCAATGATCTGCCTTTTATTTTTAGTGAGTCTACCAACGACTATCAGCAAGTGAACATTCAGGGACAAATCAGTTATAAGATCAGCAAACCGAAAGAGCTTGCGGATGTTTTAGATTTCACTGTTACCGACAGTGGCGCGTACAAAAAGAATGATATTGAAAAGCTGAACCAACGTATTATCAACGAGGCTCAAACCGCTACTTCGGCTTATATACATAGTATTAAACTAAAAGATGCTATACGATCTGCCAAAGCAATAGAGAATAAGATTCTGGAAGGTTTACAATCATCGGCTGCGATTGGAATGTTAGGTATTGAAATTCTGGGGGCTAACATTCTTGGAATTTCTGCTACTCCTGAAATGGCAAGGGCATTGGAAACGGAAACCAGGGAAAAATTGCAGCAGGAAGCAGATCAGGCCATATATGAGCGCAGGAACTTTGCTGTTGAGCAGGAACGTATTATTAAGGAAACAGAATTAAATACTGAAATAGCGGTAGAGGAGAAACAAAAACAGATTGCAGAAAAGAAAATGGAATCCAGAGTTCAACAAGCTGACAATGAAAGAAAGCTGAGAGAGATGCAACTGGAGGCTGATATTTCTGTAGAGAATCAGAGAAAGCAATTTATTGAGCAAAAAACTGCCAATGATAAGAAAGAAGCCGAAACCCAGGGCTATGTTTTAGAAACCACTCTAAAACCATACAAAGAAATGGATTGGAAAATTTTGACTGCATTGGGTAATAATTCTGATCCACGGTTTAGTATTGCGCTGGCCTTTAGAGAACTTGCTGAAAATGCTGATAAAGTAGGGAATCTGAATATCAGTCCTGATTTATTAAGTTCATTACTGAGTGAAAAACCAGAAAGAAGAAAATGA
- a CDS encoding substrate import-associated zinc metallohydrolase lipoprotein, whose product MKKLFLLYTVFSVLLVSCRKSDENLDISMDDYTVDIPATSSAVDTWLNTYFNVPWNINVQYRFALYEAEYAKNVAPIELNKVQPSMQAVLTCFINPYSKIAGASFGKVQFPKQWVLYGSGSYNTDNSYTLGSATNARRVDLYDLNNFSAANGENVRRRMRTVHHEFTHCLNQSIPIPPAFELVSKGDYDPEWTTKTDSATRMLGFVSPYASSAYTEDFAEMVGHIVVEGPVWYNNCLAQAGATGKARLKEKESIIYQYLLNYFNIDLYKLQAEVQSALKTSYGVVDPEDVTLSFPYRIAGNAVNTITINPSATHYTTYGSSAAFTTVYNNYKASLFSLGSRTLDSIQFVFSTATQMAFRAYYRNSANTNLVADYDFTIALNTSTGLVSFSKKMPEGTTTNYSNGANAQVQPAFEQYILPYLVNRQFIAAYLPTTITSGNALYRSFAGFYVNGTATNYFYGPVTYK is encoded by the coding sequence ATGAAAAAACTTTTTTTATTATATACGGTGTTTTCAGTCCTTCTGGTCTCTTGCAGAAAATCTGATGAGAACCTGGATATTTCAATGGATGATTATACGGTGGATATTCCGGCTACTTCTTCTGCCGTAGATACCTGGTTGAATACTTATTTTAATGTGCCCTGGAATATTAATGTGCAATACCGGTTTGCATTATACGAAGCTGAGTATGCCAAAAACGTAGCGCCCATTGAGTTAAATAAGGTACAACCTTCCATGCAGGCAGTGCTTACCTGCTTTATCAACCCTTACAGTAAAATTGCAGGTGCCAGTTTTGGAAAAGTACAGTTTCCCAAGCAATGGGTGCTTTACGGTTCCGGCTCTTACAATACCGACAACTCTTATACGTTAGGCTCGGCCACAAATGCGCGAAGGGTAGATTTATATGATTTAAACAATTTTTCTGCTGCTAACGGCGAAAATGTAAGAAGGCGAATGAGAACAGTGCACCATGAATTTACACACTGTTTAAACCAGAGCATTCCTATTCCTCCTGCATTTGAACTGGTTTCCAAAGGTGACTATGATCCCGAATGGACTACAAAAACGGATAGCGCGACGCGTATGTTAGGTTTTGTATCACCGTATGCAAGCTCTGCCTATACAGAAGATTTTGCTGAAATGGTGGGACATATTGTAGTGGAGGGACCGGTATGGTACAACAACTGCCTGGCCCAGGCTGGCGCCACTGGCAAGGCAAGATTGAAAGAGAAGGAGTCTATTATTTATCAGTACCTGCTCAACTACTTTAATATCGATCTTTATAAGTTACAGGCTGAGGTACAAAGCGCTTTAAAAACAAGTTATGGTGTGGTAGATCCGGAAGATGTTACTTTAAGTTTTCCTTACAGAATTGCGGGCAATGCCGTAAATACCATCACTATTAATCCATCTGCTACACATTATACAACGTACGGTTCTTCTGCTGCTTTCACTACTGTGTATAATAACTATAAAGCGTCATTGTTTTCCCTGGGAAGCAGAACGCTGGATAGTATTCAGTTTGTTTTTTCAACTGCCACACAAATGGCGTTCAGAGCGTATTATAGAAATAGTGCAAACACCAACCTGGTTGCAGACTATGACTTTACTATTGCGCTGAATACCAGCACGGGGCTTGTTAGTTTTTCTAAAAAAATGCCGGAAGGAACAACTACTAACTATTCTAATGGCGCTAATGCGCAGGTACAGCCTGCATTTGAGCAGTACATACTGCCTTATCTTGTGAACAGGCAATTTATTGCGGCTTACCTGCCAACAACCATCACGTCCGGCAATGCTTTGTACAGATCCTTTGCTGGTTTTTATGTAAACGGAACAGCCACTAATTACTTCTATGGTCCGGTAACTTATAAATAA
- a CDS encoding S41 family peptidase: MAKTREECLPVLQEWLHFFRKGHIYIKTLEREKGNESPALAKQLDTLSIKNQFKEWPRLPISLPEFEKYLSNKKTQDFEGIWDGTPYKIAIKKTENGYKGILINNVSPYWESEQIKLEIVREGNELKGIAYMRDHSKAKSDHIECMGQNYLHVAGLWLKRLAPVLPTETEVQEYLTSGNAKSPFIKQLDNNTLYFRIPSFDPRQKKAIDSVLDANDEILSKMPTLIIDIRGNGGGSDFSFSHIIPYLKTNPISTFGVEYLSTSINNNRMLDYINKPEYKTFFTDEQREWAKKSYDTLQKHLGEFIYLKEPIKEKEGEDAATKRAYPKQVGIIIDGEVGSSAE, from the coding sequence GTGGCAAAAACCAGGGAAGAATGCTTACCTGTACTACAGGAATGGTTGCATTTTTTTAGAAAAGGGCATATTTACATCAAAACGCTTGAGAGGGAAAAGGGCAACGAAAGCCCGGCTCTTGCCAAACAATTAGATACCCTTTCCATTAAAAATCAATTTAAAGAATGGCCGCGATTACCAATTTCTCTTCCTGAATTTGAAAAATACTTGAGCAATAAAAAAACTCAGGACTTTGAGGGTATTTGGGATGGCACACCATATAAAATTGCTATTAAAAAAACAGAAAATGGATATAAGGGTATCCTAATAAATAATGTTTCTCCTTATTGGGAATCAGAACAGATAAAACTGGAAATAGTAAGAGAGGGTAATGAGTTAAAGGGAATAGCTTATATGCGCGATCATTCCAAAGCTAAAAGCGACCATATAGAATGTATGGGTCAGAATTATTTACACGTTGCCGGCCTTTGGTTGAAGCGGCTGGCACCGGTTCTTCCTACGGAAACAGAAGTCCAGGAGTATTTAACATCAGGGAATGCCAAAAGCCCATTTATAAAACAGCTCGACAACAATACTCTGTATTTCAGAATCCCTTCATTTGATCCGAGACAGAAAAAGGCAATTGACAGCGTGCTAGACGCGAACGATGAAATACTGTCAAAAATGCCAACCCTTATTATCGATATTCGAGGTAATGGAGGCGGTAGCGATTTTAGCTTCAGTCATATCATCCCCTATTTAAAAACAAATCCAATATCAACTTTTGGAGTTGAATACCTGAGTACATCCATAAATAATAACAGGATGTTGGATTACATTAATAAACCGGAATACAAAACTTTTTTTACTGATGAACAGAGGGAATGGGCAAAGAAATCATACGATACCTTACAGAAGCATTTGGGAGAATTTATCTATTTGAAAGAGCCTATAAAAGAAAAAGAAGGGGAAGACGCTGCCACAAAAAGAGCATACCCCAAACAAGTGGGCATTATAATAGATGGTGAAGTAGGTAGCTCAGCCGAATAA
- a CDS encoding NAD(+)/NADH kinase — translation MSVEYAIIVKNKTRLESLVERFNTKAQAKFYIERSGGNFEDYEKEHETFHHSLNEVQSRLTKVIKYKIVDRVFMPSFIFSENHLIIVIGQDGLVANTAKYSRGIPIIAVNPDIDRYDGVLLPFNTSDFIQGVEGVITNQYQAETKRLAEARLNDGQRLLAFNDLFIGASSHVSARYKITYEANTEEHSSSGLIVSTPAGSTGWLSSIMNMAYGITNAFGGKQPALRPVLKENELIFAVREPFKSIRTQTAITLGSIKQQSLLKIESLMPANGVIFSDGVEADFLSFNSGSIATIGIAPETARLVIT, via the coding sequence ATGAGTGTAGAGTATGCTATTATAGTGAAGAACAAAACAAGGCTGGAGTCTTTAGTAGAACGCTTTAATACTAAAGCGCAGGCTAAGTTTTACATTGAGAGATCAGGGGGAAATTTTGAGGATTATGAGAAGGAGCATGAAACCTTCCATCACTCATTGAACGAAGTTCAGTCGAGACTTACTAAAGTCATCAAGTATAAAATTGTTGACAGGGTTTTTATGCCTTCTTTTATTTTTTCTGAAAATCACCTCATCATTGTAATTGGTCAGGATGGCCTTGTTGCTAACACCGCAAAGTACTCCAGGGGTATTCCCATCATAGCTGTGAATCCGGATATAGACCGCTATGATGGTGTGCTTCTGCCATTCAATACCTCAGATTTTATCCAGGGTGTTGAGGGGGTTATTACCAATCAATACCAGGCTGAGACAAAAAGGCTGGCAGAAGCCCGGCTCAATGATGGGCAACGATTGCTTGCATTTAACGATCTGTTTATTGGAGCCTCGTCCCATGTATCGGCAAGGTATAAAATTACCTATGAAGCAAATACCGAAGAACACTCTTCGAGCGGACTGATCGTTTCTACTCCTGCGGGTTCAACGGGGTGGCTGAGTTCAATTATGAATATGGCTTATGGCATTACGAATGCCTTTGGTGGAAAGCAACCAGCCCTGAGGCCTGTTTTGAAAGAGAATGAATTGATCTTTGCTGTAAGGGAGCCCTTTAAAAGCATTAGAACGCAAACTGCCATTACGCTGGGATCGATCAAACAGCAATCTCTGCTGAAAATAGAATCCTTAATGCCTGCCAACGGGGTTATTTTCAGTGATGGTGTAGAAGCTGATTTTTTAAGTTTCAACAGCGGCTCTATTGCTACCATCGGTATTGCGCCGGAAACGGCCAGATTGGTTATTACGTAA
- a CDS encoding DUF4302 domain-containing protein — translation MNKLLYFILLVSLAGCVKHDVDLVFDQLPEERMKERNAELQNKLLEGVNGWKGFLRTSAAGSGYGFYMNFNSVGEVVMYADWNNDAAITAKNSTYRILYVMNTQLSFDTYNYISIMQDPQTSVNGGTTGNGLQSDIEFEYIRSSADTVILRGKKYKNYLYMMKASASEAAQYNNGEYKTAIANFNTFFTTHNNNYILVNAEGSDLKVGFSIAGKIATAQVKKADNSIASDTRGFGYSIDGIYFTDAIQILGVKIIALKLKDANTLVAIDDSGKEYAVLQNPTPLADFVDMFGSTKTYNSIYCYGTAYPSTAVATLPTGVTSNYNSEFSGLISRFSSTSRYVDTVEFRLSNSTTALVRIWYWSGSTHYLADASFTYTYADNTITLTNYTPSVSNTNWTTRITQIGSFLTWLQSGPFKADWVVSSTPSSPTLGGLYKTSNASDFMYGRMRKQ, via the coding sequence ATGAACAAATTATTATATTTTATTTTACTTGTATCTCTGGCTGGTTGTGTGAAACATGATGTTGATCTGGTTTTTGATCAATTGCCTGAGGAACGCATGAAAGAGCGTAATGCCGAACTGCAAAACAAACTGCTGGAAGGTGTTAATGGCTGGAAAGGCTTTTTACGTACCTCTGCTGCAGGAAGCGGTTATGGGTTTTATATGAATTTTAACTCGGTGGGAGAGGTGGTTATGTATGCTGACTGGAATAATGATGCAGCAATTACTGCTAAAAATTCTACTTACCGGATATTGTATGTGATGAACACCCAGCTGTCATTTGATACATACAATTACATCTCCATTATGCAGGACCCGCAAACAAGTGTAAATGGAGGAACTACGGGAAACGGATTGCAAAGTGATATAGAGTTTGAGTATATCCGTTCTTCAGCAGATACTGTTATTTTAAGAGGTAAGAAGTATAAAAACTATCTTTATATGATGAAGGCTTCTGCCAGTGAAGCTGCCCAGTATAATAACGGAGAGTATAAAACGGCCATCGCTAATTTCAACACCTTTTTTACAACACATAATAACAATTATATCCTGGTAAATGCGGAGGGTAGCGACCTTAAGGTGGGTTTTTCCATTGCCGGAAAGATTGCTACAGCGCAGGTGAAAAAGGCCGATAATTCCATTGCATCTGATACAAGAGGTTTTGGTTATTCCATTGATGGCATTTACTTCACCGATGCCATCCAGATATTAGGTGTAAAAATCATTGCCCTCAAATTAAAAGACGCCAATACATTGGTGGCTATTGATGACAGCGGTAAGGAGTATGCTGTGTTGCAAAATCCTACTCCTTTAGCTGATTTTGTTGATATGTTTGGCTCAACTAAAACGTACAATTCTATTTACTGCTATGGAACCGCTTATCCAAGCACGGCTGTTGCCACGCTGCCAACTGGTGTAACGTCTAATTATAACAGTGAGTTCAGTGGATTGATCAGCAGGTTTTCTTCCACGTCCAGGTATGTAGATACAGTTGAGTTCAGATTATCCAACAGCACTACTGCTTTAGTCAGAATCTGGTATTGGAGCGGCTCTACCCATTACCTGGCGGATGCATCGTTTACTTATACTTATGCAGATAATACTATCACCCTAACCAACTATACGCCATCTGTTTCCAATACAAACTGGACAACCAGGATTACTCAGATCGGAAGTTTTTTAACCTGGCTGCAAAGCGGTCCTTTCAAAGCGGATTGGGTGGTGAGTTCTACACCATCATCCCCTACACTGGGAGGATTGTATAAAACCAGCAATGCCAGTGATTTTATGTACGGACGGATGCGAAAACAGTAA